A stretch of the Rodentibacter haemolyticus genome encodes the following:
- a CDS encoding lactate permease LctP family transporter — MLSFVLSIFPIILLIYLMVKRNALPSYVALPWIATLVMGVHLLHFDTDIVTISANVVSAIVAVQTPITVIFGAILFNRFSEVSGATNIMRKWLGNINPNPVAQLMIIGWAFAFMIEGASGFGTPAAIAAPILVGLGFHPLKVAMLALVMNSVPVSFGAVGTPTWFGFGPLKLPSEMVLQIGAVTAFIHSVAAFIIPILALRIVVSWQEIRKNLLFIYISVFACVIPYFLLAQVNDEFPSLIGGAVGLFISVWAANRNIGLAKTDNTLDNQAVSTSQVLKALFPTGLLIAFLIVTRVQQLPFKAMMNDTTVWFSTVLGSLGTFEISKGLIFTLKNIFGSQVSSSYKLLYVPALIPFIITVLIAIPFFKVSGENVKQIFSSSLKQSKNPFIALMGALVMVNLMLVGGEHSMVKIIGRTFAEVTGSDWTIFSSFLGAIGSFFSGSNTVSNLTFGSVQLSTAETTGLSVVLILALQSVGGAMGNMVCINNIVAVSSVLNISNQEGPIIKKTIVPMVIYGIIAALCALFLVPLFYTL; from the coding sequence ATGCTGTCTTTTGTTCTTAGTATTTTCCCTATCATTTTATTGATTTATCTTATGGTTAAACGCAATGCGTTGCCATCTTATGTAGCCTTACCGTGGATCGCCACCTTGGTAATGGGTGTCCATCTTCTTCATTTTGATACGGATATTGTTACCATTAGTGCGAATGTTGTCTCTGCAATCGTTGCAGTACAAACACCAATTACCGTTATCTTCGGCGCAATTTTATTTAACCGTTTTAGCGAAGTTTCCGGCGCAACAAATATTATGCGCAAATGGCTGGGAAACATTAATCCTAATCCGGTAGCACAATTAATGATCATTGGCTGGGCATTTGCCTTTATGATTGAAGGTGCAAGCGGTTTTGGTACGCCGGCTGCGATTGCTGCGCCTATTTTAGTCGGCTTAGGTTTTCATCCGTTAAAAGTTGCAATGCTTGCATTGGTGATGAACTCGGTCCCTGTGTCTTTCGGTGCGGTCGGTACACCGACTTGGTTTGGTTTCGGTCCGTTAAAATTACCAAGTGAAATGGTTTTACAAATCGGTGCGGTCACTGCGTTTATCCACTCCGTTGCCGCTTTTATCATTCCGATCTTAGCCTTACGCATCGTCGTTAGTTGGCAAGAAATTCGTAAAAACTTGTTGTTCATCTACATTAGTGTATTCGCTTGTGTTATTCCTTATTTCCTCTTAGCACAAGTAAACGATGAGTTCCCATCATTAATTGGTGGTGCTGTCGGATTATTTATTTCCGTGTGGGCTGCTAACCGTAACATCGGTTTGGCAAAAACGGATAATACGCTTGATAATCAAGCCGTTAGTACTTCACAAGTGTTAAAAGCCTTATTCCCGACCGGTTTACTTATTGCTTTTTTAATTGTAACCCGCGTACAGCAATTACCGTTTAAAGCAATGATGAACGACACTACCGTTTGGTTCTCTACCGTATTAGGATCACTTGGTACCTTTGAAATAAGTAAAGGACTTATCTTTACCTTGAAAAATATTTTTGGTTCTCAGGTTTCATCCAGTTATAAATTGTTATATGTACCTGCGCTCATTCCATTTATTATTACGGTGCTTATTGCAATTCCGTTCTTTAAAGTGTCCGGTGAAAACGTAAAACAAATTTTTAGCTCAAGCTTAAAACAATCAAAAAATCCATTTATTGCCTTAATGGGTGCTCTTGTAATGGTTAACTTAATGTTGGTTGGCGGTGAGCATTCTATGGTAAAAATTATCGGTCGCACATTTGCAGAGGTAACCGGCAGTGACTGGACGATTTTCTCCTCATTCCTTGGTGCTATCGGTTCGTTCTTCTCAGGTTCAAATACCGTATCAAACTTAACATTCGGTAGTGTGCAACTTTCAACCGCCGAAACCACCGGTCTCTCTGTTGTGCTCATACTCGCCTTACAATCGGTGGGCGGTGCAATGGGGAATATGGTGTGCATTAATAACATCGTAGCAGTAAGCTCAGTGCTGAATATTTCCAACCAAGAAGGTCCAATTATTAAAAAAACTATTGTGCCAATGGTAATCTACGGTATTATTGCAGCCCTTTGCGCACTATTCTTAGTGCCGCTGTTCTACACTCTTTAA
- the ypfJ gene encoding KPN_02809 family neutral zinc metallopeptidase, with the protein MRWQGRRESSNVEDRRRSGGNFGGGKSTGILGFIILLVGAYYGVDLSGLVGTPDFSGQSSQHLETQEEQQLAALSKVVLADTETVWGNYFKQMGYQYQEPTMVLYSGATSTACGTGQSAMGPFYCPNDRKVYLDLSFYNDMKNKLGAAGDSAFAYVIAHEVGHHVQNLLGVLGQVHRTQQTMERKMANQLSVKLELQADCFAGVWANQAVKSGLFERGDEEKAFNAAEAVGDDRLQKHGQGYVVPDSFTHGTSAQRLTWFRKGLQSGNPSMCDTFN; encoded by the coding sequence ATGCGTTGGCAAGGCAGAAGAGAAAGTTCAAATGTTGAAGATAGACGAAGATCCGGCGGTAATTTTGGCGGCGGCAAAAGCACCGGTATTTTGGGCTTTATTATTTTATTAGTCGGTGCTTATTATGGTGTTGATCTCTCGGGTTTAGTCGGCACCCCCGATTTTTCAGGACAATCTTCTCAACATTTAGAAACACAGGAAGAACAACAACTCGCCGCGTTATCGAAAGTCGTTTTAGCGGATACAGAAACGGTTTGGGGCAATTATTTCAAGCAAATGGGTTATCAATATCAAGAACCGACTATGGTACTTTATAGTGGTGCGACTTCTACCGCTTGTGGAACGGGGCAATCGGCAATGGGGCCATTTTATTGTCCGAATGATCGTAAAGTTTATTTAGATTTGTCTTTCTACAACGATATGAAAAATAAATTAGGTGCCGCCGGTGATTCAGCCTTTGCCTATGTAATTGCCCATGAGGTAGGACATCACGTGCAAAACTTGTTAGGCGTTTTAGGGCAAGTTCATCGGACCCAACAAACGATGGAGCGCAAAATGGCGAATCAGCTTTCCGTGAAACTTGAATTACAAGCCGACTGTTTTGCCGGTGTATGGGCAAATCAAGCGGTCAAAAGCGGCTTATTTGAACGCGGTGATGAAGAAAAAGCCTTTAATGCGGCTGAAGCCGTAGGCGATGATCGTTTACAAAAGCACGGGCAAGGCTATGTGGTGCCGGATAGTTTTACTCATGGCACATCAGCACAGCGTTTGACCTGGTTTAGAAAAGGCTTGCAAAGCGGTAATCCAAGTATGTGTGATACCTTTAATTAA
- the lysM gene encoding peptidoglycan-binding protein LysM: MGLFDFVGDIGKKIFSKQEDASQAVTQHIAEDNPGVENLSVTVEDGVANIQGVASTAAALEKAVLMAGNIQGISSVTSSVTVSNGESLASEDTFYTIQKGDTLWKIAEKTYGNGAKYTAIVEANKEVIKDADKIFPGQKIRLPKGL; this comes from the coding sequence ATGGGCTTATTTGATTTTGTCGGTGATATCGGCAAGAAAATTTTTTCTAAACAAGAAGATGCTTCACAAGCAGTAACGCAACACATTGCGGAAGATAATCCGGGCGTAGAAAATCTTTCGGTCACGGTTGAAGATGGTGTGGCGAATATTCAAGGTGTCGCTTCTACGGCAGCCGCATTAGAAAAAGCGGTGTTGATGGCAGGGAATATTCAAGGCATTAGTTCCGTTACCAGTAGCGTAACCGTTAGCAACGGCGAAAGTTTGGCTTCAGAAGATACTTTCTACACCATTCAAAAAGGCGATACTCTGTGGAAGATTGCAGAAAAAACTTACGGCAACGGCGCAAAATATACGGCGATTGTTGAAGCGAATAAAGAGGTAATTAAAGACGCTGATAAAATTTTCCCGGGACAAAAAATTCGTTTGCCAAAAGGTTTATAA
- the tig gene encoding trigger factor — protein MSLNIETTQGLERRVAITVPAETVEKATREEFKRAAKNVRVDGFRKGHVPAHIIEQRFGASIRQDVLNDLLPRHFFDAVIAEKINIAGRPTFAIETFEQGKDLVFTATFEVYPEVQLQGLENIKVEKPAVEINEADIDKMIDVLRKQQATWAESQEAAKADDRVTIDFVGSVDGEEFEGGKASDFVLFMGQGRMIPGFEAGIVGHKAGEQFGIDVTFPEEYHAENLKGKPAKFAITLKKVENMVLPELTDEFVAKFGPNTKSVADLRAEIRKNMERELKNALVSRVKQQVISGLIEQNPIDVPTSAVEEEINVLRNQAAQRFGGNTQQAAQLPRELFEADAKRRVQVGLLFSEVIKSNELKVDEERAKAMIADIASAYEQPSEVVEYYSKNEELMNNIRNVVLEEQAVDAVLAKAQVTEKASSFDEIMNPQTA, from the coding sequence ATGTCATTAAATATTGAAACAACCCAAGGTTTAGAGCGCCGTGTGGCGATCACTGTTCCGGCTGAAACTGTTGAGAAAGCAACGCGTGAAGAATTTAAACGTGCGGCAAAAAATGTTCGCGTAGATGGTTTCCGTAAAGGACACGTGCCAGCTCACATTATTGAACAACGTTTTGGCGCATCAATTCGTCAAGATGTATTGAATGACTTATTACCACGCCATTTTTTCGATGCGGTGATCGCAGAGAAAATCAATATTGCAGGTCGTCCGACTTTCGCCATTGAAACTTTTGAACAAGGTAAAGATTTGGTTTTTACCGCAACTTTTGAAGTTTATCCGGAAGTGCAATTACAAGGTTTAGAAAATATCAAAGTCGAAAAACCGGCAGTTGAGATTAATGAAGCCGATATCGATAAAATGATCGATGTATTACGCAAACAACAAGCGACTTGGGCGGAAAGTCAAGAGGCAGCAAAAGCGGATGATCGCGTAACCATTGATTTTGTAGGCTCTGTTGATGGTGAAGAATTTGAAGGCGGTAAGGCATCCGACTTTGTTCTGTTTATGGGACAAGGTCGTATGATTCCGGGATTTGAAGCAGGTATTGTTGGGCATAAGGCGGGTGAGCAATTTGGCATTGATGTTACCTTCCCTGAAGAATATCACGCAGAAAACTTAAAAGGTAAACCGGCAAAATTTGCGATTACTTTGAAAAAAGTAGAAAACATGGTATTGCCTGAATTAACGGACGAATTTGTTGCAAAATTTGGTCCGAATACAAAATCCGTTGCGGATTTACGTGCGGAAATTCGTAAAAATATGGAACGCGAATTGAAAAACGCACTAGTATCTCGCGTGAAACAACAGGTTATCAGCGGTTTAATTGAACAAAATCCGATTGATGTACCGACTTCTGCGGTTGAAGAAGAAATCAATGTATTACGTAACCAAGCGGCACAACGTTTTGGCGGCAATACCCAGCAAGCGGCGCAATTACCACGTGAATTGTTTGAGGCGGATGCAAAACGTCGCGTTCAAGTCGGTTTGTTATTCTCTGAAGTGATCAAGTCAAATGAATTGAAAGTAGATGAAGAGCGTGCAAAAGCAATGATCGCAGATATCGCTTCTGCATATGAGCAACCGAGCGAAGTGGTTGAGTATTACAGTAAAAATGAAGAGTTAATGAATAATATTCGTAACGTCGTGTTAGAAGAGCAAGCAGTCGATGCTGTTCTTGCAAAAGCACAAGTGACAGAAAAAGCTTCTTCATTTGATGAAATTATGAATCCGCAAACTGCGTAA